One stretch of Pseudoalteromonas shioyasakiensis DNA includes these proteins:
- the mrdA gene encoding penicillin-binding protein 2, with translation MRKHRPTIRDHSAEANLFARRAFVGFVFVTLLIGVLLSNLYNIQVIDHQDYQTRSNDNRIKVIPIAPNRGLIYDRNGVLLAENKPVYNLEVIPEEVDDLDKALTEVKQIIEISEQQKADFLDDIKHNRRFKSQVLKARLDETEVAKFSVNQHKFPGFSIEARLARFYPYGDTLTHALGYVAKLNKKELIKLEAEDQATNYRATHDIGKLGIEKYYEELLHGMVGSQRVEVNNRGRVIRTLSLTPPEPGHDLVLTLDIGLQQIAQHALKDMRGAVVVLDAKDGGVLALYSNPSYDPNLFVHGISSTDYKKLLNPDRPLINRTTQGRYAPASTVKPLMAILALEEGLVTEQTQMWDPGFFQIPNVDHKWRDWRRWGHGHVDVYKAIEESCDTYFYDVAYRLGITKISDFMYQFGFGELSGIDIHEETSAIMPSKEWKEGRFRESWWRGDTISVGIGQGYWTATPMQIANATNILVNRGLDHPPHLVQVAKKENEVTQINNDEKPPVELKNPHHWQIALDAMHNTVHKVTGTAHKAFRGASYDPAGKTGTAQVVSIAQGERYDAKSLKERQRDNAIYVGFAPYNDPQIVVSVVVENTGGGSTVGAPIARQLMDYYFSANPIQITQSDAP, from the coding sequence ATGCGAAAACACAGACCCACGATTAGAGACCACTCGGCTGAGGCAAACTTATTTGCTCGCCGTGCCTTTGTGGGCTTTGTGTTTGTTACATTGTTAATTGGTGTGTTGCTATCTAACCTGTACAATATCCAAGTTATTGATCATCAAGATTATCAAACACGTTCGAACGATAACCGAATCAAGGTCATTCCTATTGCTCCTAACCGAGGGCTCATTTACGACAGAAATGGCGTATTATTGGCTGAGAACAAACCTGTTTACAATCTTGAAGTGATCCCTGAAGAAGTTGACGATCTTGATAAAGCTCTAACAGAAGTAAAACAGATCATCGAAATTAGTGAGCAACAAAAGGCCGACTTTTTAGATGATATTAAGCACAATCGCCGTTTCAAAAGCCAAGTATTAAAGGCCCGTCTAGACGAGACTGAGGTAGCAAAGTTCTCTGTTAATCAGCATAAATTCCCTGGTTTTAGCATCGAAGCTCGGTTAGCTCGTTTTTACCCCTATGGTGATACCCTCACCCATGCCTTAGGTTATGTTGCCAAACTCAACAAAAAAGAACTCATTAAGCTTGAAGCAGAAGATCAAGCTACTAATTACCGTGCAACTCACGACATTGGGAAGCTTGGTATTGAGAAATATTATGAAGAGCTCCTGCATGGCATGGTGGGTTCACAGCGTGTTGAAGTGAATAACCGTGGCCGAGTTATTCGTACATTGAGCCTTACTCCACCTGAACCAGGTCATGATTTAGTACTCACCCTGGATATTGGCCTGCAACAAATAGCCCAGCATGCTCTAAAAGATATGCGTGGTGCCGTTGTCGTACTTGATGCAAAAGATGGCGGCGTATTAGCTCTGTATTCAAACCCCAGTTATGATCCGAACTTATTTGTACATGGGATCAGTAGTACCGACTACAAAAAGCTGCTCAACCCGGACCGGCCACTTATAAACCGAACTACACAGGGTCGTTACGCACCAGCATCGACAGTAAAACCTCTCATGGCTATTTTAGCGCTTGAGGAAGGCCTCGTTACCGAGCAAACACAAATGTGGGATCCGGGCTTTTTTCAGATTCCAAATGTCGATCACAAATGGCGTGACTGGAGGCGTTGGGGTCATGGTCATGTTGATGTTTACAAAGCCATTGAAGAGTCTTGCGATACCTACTTTTACGACGTTGCGTATCGTTTAGGCATTACTAAAATCAGTGATTTTATGTATCAATTTGGATTTGGTGAGTTATCTGGTATTGATATCCATGAAGAAACTTCTGCAATAATGCCATCTAAAGAGTGGAAAGAAGGTCGCTTTAGAGAGTCTTGGTGGCGTGGCGATACAATTTCAGTGGGGATCGGGCAAGGTTACTGGACTGCCACACCAATGCAAATTGCTAACGCAACCAATATATTGGTAAACCGTGGACTCGATCATCCACCACATCTTGTGCAAGTAGCCAAAAAAGAAAATGAAGTAACGCAAATAAACAATGACGAAAAGCCCCCAGTGGAACTAAAAAATCCTCATCATTGGCAAATTGCTCTCGATGCTATGCATAATACAGTGCACAAAGTCACTGGTACTGCACATAAAGCATTTAGAGGGGCAAGTTACGACCCTGCTGGCAAAACAGGTACTGCGCAGGTGGTAAGTATCGCACAAGGTGAACGTTACGACGCTAAGTCGCTAAAAGAGCGTCAACGAGATAACGCTATCTATGTTGGTTTTGCACCTTATAACGACCCGCAGATTGTTGTCTCTGTAGTTGTAGAAAACACTGGGGGTGGTAGTACGGTTGGAGCTCCTATTGCTCGTCAATTAATGGATTACTACTTCTCAGCTAACCCAATTCAAATTACCCAAAGTGACGCGCCATGA
- the nadD gene encoding nicotinate-nucleotide adenylyltransferase, translating into MIAIFGGTFDPIHLGHINMAQQCVQQCQLDTLYFMPCAIPAHKAKPGISDEHRINMLKLAIENNPHFAIDYRELNREGASYSLLSLKELRAENPSSPIMFLIGMDSFNSLDKWFKWQEIVELCHIVVYQRPGQHCQVSGELAVYKENAFTEQLSQLQQTHAGKLFFLNGLQVNAASSEIRKKLHLNDNIAELLPTTVSQYIAQHHLYQTDE; encoded by the coding sequence ATGATTGCTATTTTCGGTGGCACCTTTGACCCGATTCACTTAGGTCATATTAATATGGCCCAGCAATGCGTTCAGCAGTGTCAACTTGATACCCTTTACTTCATGCCTTGCGCTATTCCCGCTCACAAAGCTAAGCCAGGAATAAGTGATGAGCATCGAATTAACATGCTGAAACTCGCGATTGAAAACAACCCACATTTTGCTATTGATTATCGAGAGTTAAATAGAGAAGGTGCATCTTATTCGCTACTGAGCTTAAAAGAGCTTCGTGCAGAAAATCCGTCTTCACCGATTATGTTTTTAATCGGCATGGACTCATTCAATAGCCTAGACAAGTGGTTTAAATGGCAAGAAATTGTCGAACTATGCCATATCGTTGTTTATCAACGTCCGGGTCAACACTGTCAAGTAAGTGGTGAGTTAGCGGTTTATAAAGAAAACGCTTTTACTGAGCAGCTCAGCCAACTGCAACAAACCCATGCAGGTAAGTTATTCTTTTTAAATGGCTTACAAGTTAATGCTGCCTCAAGCGAAATCAGAAAAAAGCTGCATTTAAATGATAATATAGCGGAACTTTTACCTACCACGGTAAGTCAATACATTGCGCAGCATCATCTTTACCAAACAGATGAATAA
- the rsfS gene encoding ribosome silencing factor — translation MDSKQLLAFALDKVDDMKARDVVQLDVRGKSDITDYLLVCSGNSKRHVQSIADHVAKEARHAGEEPLGYEGQNEGEWVLVDLGDVVVHVMQDQTRDFYDLEKLWG, via the coding sequence TTGGATTCTAAACAACTACTCGCATTTGCCCTTGATAAAGTCGACGATATGAAAGCCCGTGATGTGGTGCAACTTGATGTTCGTGGTAAGTCTGATATTACTGATTACTTATTAGTATGCTCAGGAAACTCTAAACGCCACGTACAATCTATTGCGGATCACGTTGCTAAAGAAGCACGCCATGCTGGAGAAGAGCCTCTCGGTTACGAAGGCCAAAACGAAGGCGAATGGGTGCTGGTTGATCTAGGTGATGTGGTTGTGCACGTAATGCAAGACCAAACTCGCGACTTCTATGATCTAGAAAAACTTTGGGGCTAA
- the holA gene encoding DNA polymerase III subunit delta, which produces MRCYANQLPSQLKKGLAPFYMVFGEEPFQIEQCVMQIRQAAKQQGFDEVIKFTLMPGFDWQEIVAQYQSMSLFSARTLIEFDLNEQKPGTQGSQIFKQLVELTNPDTILVLKGAKASQDIQRSAWFKALDKQGLFVPCYPLTGNHLSRWLDEQCYRLNLNLHNNAKQSLIDATEGNLLACHQELEKLSLLYGSELIDQQAVMQGLLNQSKFDIFDLSDALLNGQAKQAVKVMTKLAADNTEAMSIFWAINKEAANLLAMQHGRLNGANMADLYKQFNIWKNQQAIVQQALNRLNIKVLEQITVQLAQFDAAYKQGNLVAPYQALMHICLMFCQPVAIPLPCHPVFD; this is translated from the coding sequence ATGCGTTGTTATGCAAACCAACTTCCGAGCCAGTTAAAAAAAGGCCTAGCGCCTTTTTACATGGTCTTTGGTGAAGAGCCTTTTCAAATTGAACAGTGTGTCATGCAAATTCGCCAAGCTGCTAAACAGCAAGGCTTTGACGAGGTCATTAAATTTACCTTAATGCCAGGTTTTGATTGGCAAGAAATTGTTGCTCAATACCAGAGTATGTCGCTGTTTAGTGCTCGTACCTTAATTGAGTTTGATTTAAACGAGCAAAAACCAGGTACTCAAGGCAGCCAAATCTTTAAACAACTTGTTGAGCTTACTAATCCCGATACTATTTTGGTTTTAAAAGGTGCCAAAGCCAGCCAAGATATTCAACGCAGTGCTTGGTTTAAGGCCTTAGATAAACAAGGCTTATTCGTTCCTTGTTATCCCCTCACAGGTAATCATCTAAGTCGTTGGTTGGATGAGCAATGTTACCGTTTAAACTTGAACCTTCATAACAATGCTAAACAAAGCTTGATTGATGCCACAGAAGGTAATTTACTTGCCTGTCATCAAGAGCTAGAAAAACTGTCTTTACTCTACGGCAGTGAGCTAATTGACCAACAAGCCGTAATGCAAGGACTGCTTAACCAGTCTAAGTTTGATATTTTTGACTTAAGTGATGCTCTATTAAATGGCCAAGCCAAGCAAGCCGTTAAAGTAATGACTAAACTTGCCGCTGATAATACCGAAGCAATGAGTATTTTTTGGGCTATTAACAAAGAAGCTGCAAATTTACTGGCGATGCAACATGGGCGCTTAAATGGTGCCAACATGGCTGATTTATACAAGCAATTTAATATTTGGAAAAATCAACAAGCGATTGTTCAACAAGCCTTAAACCGCTTAAATATTAAAGTACTCGAACAAATTACAGTTCAGTTAGCTCAGTTTGATGCAGCTTATAAACAAGGGAACCTCGTAGCTCCCTACCAAGCATTAATGCACATATGCTTAATGTTTTGCCAACCAGTGGCAATACCTTTACCTTGCCACCCAGTCTTCGACTAA
- the rlmH gene encoding 23S rRNA (pseudouridine(1915)-N(3))-methyltransferase RlmH produces MKIQLIAVGTKMPAWVETGFTEYQRRFPRDMPLELIEIPAGKRGKNADIKRILQLEGEKTLAAIPKGNRIVTLEVTGKPMDTHQLAKSMEKWQLDGRDVSLLIGGPEGLAPECIAASEQKWSLSNLTLPHPLVRIIVAESLYRGWSLNNNHPYHRE; encoded by the coding sequence TTGAAAATACAATTGATTGCTGTTGGCACCAAAATGCCAGCATGGGTTGAAACCGGATTCACAGAATACCAACGTCGCTTTCCGCGTGATATGCCGCTTGAGCTTATTGAAATCCCCGCTGGTAAACGTGGTAAAAATGCTGATATCAAACGTATTTTACAACTTGAAGGTGAAAAGACCCTTGCAGCTATTCCTAAAGGTAACCGTATTGTTACTCTTGAAGTAACGGGTAAACCCATGGATACCCACCAGTTGGCGAAAAGCATGGAAAAATGGCAGCTTGATGGTCGTGATGTCAGCTTGTTGATTGGTGGACCCGAAGGTTTAGCACCAGAGTGTATCGCAGCCTCTGAGCAAAAGTGGTCATTATCAAACCTTACACTACCGCACCCATTGGTGCGTATTATTGTTGCAGAAAGCCTATACCGAGGCTGGAGCTTGAATAACAACCACCCTTATCATCGCGAGTAG
- the leuS gene encoding leucine--tRNA ligase has protein sequence MQEQYNPQDIESKVQAYWEENQVFKVTEDESKEKYYCLSMFPYPSGRLHMGHVRNYTIGDVVSRFQRLQGKNVMQPMGWDAFGLPAENAAIKNNTAPAKWTYENIDYMRDQLKQLGFGYDWDREIATCHPEYYKWEQWFFTKLYEKGLVYKKMSTVNWDPVDQTVLANEQVIDGRGWRSGAIVEQKEIPQWFIKITDYAQELLDDLDKLDHWPEQVKTMQRNWIGRSEGLEIEFKRADNDDTFSVYTTRPDTFMGVTYVAVAAGHPIAQEAAKNSDAVAMFVDECKNTKIAEADMATMDKKGIATGFYAIHPLTGKQVPIWVANFVLMDYGSGAVMAVPAHDQRDYEFASAYGLEITQVIAPAAGSEETVDLDNQAYTEKGVLVNSGEFDGLEFEAAFNAVADKLEALGVGERKVNFRLRDWGVSRQRYWGSPIPMLSDENGDELAATEDMLPVRLPEDVVMNGVTSPIKADPEWAKTTVNGAPAFHETDTFDTFMESSWYYARYCSPRFDEGMIEPGAANYWLPVNQYIGGIEHAILHLLYSRFFHKLLRDFGLVNSDEPFERLLCQGMVLADTFYRKDEKGGDIWISPTDVQTETDDKGRVVKAWHKEDGEPVFSAGMSKMSKSKNNGIDPQQVIAEYGADTVRLFMMFTAPPEQTLEWSDSGVEGAMRFLKRIWKYAVDVETVGYQALDKSALNNDQKVLRRELHKAIAKVTDDVERRQTFNTAIAAIMEISNKLLKAPLADKQDVAIANEALEALLIMLAPITPHMCHQLWQDLGKEGDILDAAWPKVDESALVEDEKLIIVQVNGKLRAKLTVPADATKEQVETLAFAEENVTKFTDGVTIRKVIYVPGKLLNVVAN, from the coding sequence ATGCAAGAGCAATATAACCCGCAAGACATAGAGTCAAAAGTACAAGCCTACTGGGAAGAAAACCAAGTATTTAAAGTCACTGAAGATGAGAGCAAAGAAAAGTATTACTGCCTATCGATGTTCCCATACCCAAGCGGCCGACTCCACATGGGTCACGTTCGTAACTACACCATTGGTGACGTAGTATCTCGCTTCCAACGCTTGCAAGGCAAAAACGTAATGCAACCAATGGGTTGGGATGCGTTTGGTCTTCCTGCTGAAAACGCGGCAATCAAAAACAACACCGCACCTGCTAAGTGGACTTACGAAAACATCGATTACATGCGCGATCAGTTAAAGCAACTTGGCTTTGGTTATGATTGGGATCGTGAAATCGCAACATGTCATCCAGAATATTATAAGTGGGAACAGTGGTTCTTCACTAAGCTTTACGAAAAAGGCTTAGTATACAAAAAGATGTCAACAGTAAACTGGGATCCAGTTGACCAAACAGTACTAGCGAACGAGCAAGTAATTGATGGTCGTGGTTGGCGTTCAGGTGCCATTGTTGAGCAAAAAGAAATTCCACAATGGTTTATCAAAATCACTGATTACGCACAAGAATTATTAGATGATTTAGACAAACTAGATCACTGGCCTGAGCAAGTTAAAACCATGCAACGCAACTGGATTGGTCGTTCTGAAGGCTTAGAAATCGAATTCAAGCGTGCTGATAACGACGATACATTCAGTGTTTATACAACGCGCCCTGATACCTTCATGGGTGTGACGTATGTTGCTGTTGCAGCAGGTCACCCAATTGCACAAGAAGCCGCTAAAAACAGCGATGCTGTGGCAATGTTTGTTGATGAGTGTAAAAACACGAAAATCGCAGAAGCAGACATGGCAACCATGGACAAAAAAGGCATTGCTACTGGCTTTTATGCGATTCACCCATTAACAGGTAAGCAAGTACCAATTTGGGTTGCTAACTTTGTATTAATGGATTACGGCTCAGGCGCTGTAATGGCTGTTCCTGCACATGACCAACGTGACTACGAGTTCGCATCAGCTTATGGCCTTGAGATCACTCAAGTTATCGCACCAGCTGCAGGTTCTGAAGAAACGGTTGATTTAGACAACCAAGCTTACACAGAAAAAGGCGTGTTAGTTAACTCAGGTGAGTTCGATGGTCTTGAGTTTGAAGCAGCGTTTAATGCGGTTGCAGACAAACTAGAAGCACTTGGTGTCGGTGAGCGTAAAGTTAACTTCCGTCTCCGTGACTGGGGTGTTAGCCGTCAGCGTTACTGGGGTTCTCCAATCCCAATGCTTAGCGACGAAAATGGTGATGAGCTTGCAGCAACTGAAGACATGCTACCAGTTCGCTTACCAGAAGACGTAGTAATGAATGGTGTTACTTCGCCAATCAAAGCTGACCCTGAATGGGCTAAAACAACTGTAAATGGCGCACCTGCATTCCACGAAACTGATACCTTCGATACCTTTATGGAATCATCATGGTATTACGCACGTTACTGTAGCCCTCGTTTTGACGAAGGTATGATTGAGCCAGGTGCCGCAAATTACTGGTTACCAGTAAACCAATACATTGGTGGTATTGAGCATGCGATCTTGCACTTACTTTACTCGCGCTTCTTCCACAAACTATTACGTGACTTCGGTTTAGTTAACTCAGATGAGCCATTTGAGCGCTTATTATGTCAAGGCATGGTATTAGCAGATACTTTCTATCGTAAAGATGAGAAAGGCGGTGATATTTGGATTTCCCCAACAGACGTACAAACTGAAACAGACGACAAAGGTCGTGTTGTTAAGGCTTGGCACAAAGAAGATGGCGAGCCTGTATTCTCTGCAGGCATGAGCAAAATGTCTAAATCGAAAAATAACGGTATCGACCCACAACAAGTTATTGCCGAGTACGGTGCAGATACAGTTCGTTTATTCATGATGTTTACAGCACCACCAGAGCAAACCCTTGAATGGTCTGATTCAGGTGTTGAAGGTGCAATGCGTTTCTTAAAACGTATTTGGAAATACGCTGTTGATGTAGAAACAGTAGGCTACCAAGCGCTTGATAAGTCAGCATTAAACAACGACCAAAAAGTACTACGTCGTGAGCTTCATAAAGCAATTGCAAAAGTAACTGATGACGTTGAACGTCGTCAAACATTCAACACCGCGATTGCAGCAATCATGGAAATCTCTAACAAATTATTAAAAGCACCACTTGCAGATAAGCAAGATGTAGCTATTGCTAACGAAGCTCTTGAAGCATTGCTTATCATGCTTGCGCCTATCACGCCGCATATGTGTCACCAGTTATGGCAAGACCTTGGCAAAGAAGGCGACATCTTAGATGCAGCATGGCCAAAGGTTGATGAATCAGCGCTTGTTGAAGATGAGAAGCTAATCATTGTACAGGTTAACGGTAAGCTACGTGCTAAGTTAACAGTGCCTGCAGATGCAACGAAAGAGCAAGTTGAAACGCTAGCATTTGCTGAAGAAAACGTGACTAAGTTCACTGATGGCGTAACCATCCGTAAAGTGATTTACGTACCTGGCAAACTACTTAACGTGGTTGCTAATTAA
- a CDS encoding zinc ribbon-containing protein — protein sequence MADYKSWLSDLSAWLKDVKENELKDAMEKFVESEQALKDLGQEKLYQYRDYLKRDIDHIKENDSHYDSLAWLELKESLWYELSHIEDKTQLEWQALNQDFKHNGVYQEGEWIAMGTLVCKNCQHSYDVYHATQITPCTECGGIYFRRKALQP from the coding sequence ATGGCAGATTATAAATCTTGGCTTAGTGATTTGAGTGCTTGGCTTAAAGACGTAAAAGAGAATGAGCTAAAAGATGCAATGGAGAAATTTGTTGAGTCAGAGCAGGCACTTAAAGATTTAGGTCAAGAAAAGCTATATCAGTATCGTGACTATTTAAAGCGCGATATTGACCATATCAAAGAAAACGACAGTCATTATGACTCACTCGCTTGGCTAGAGCTCAAAGAGTCTCTTTGGTACGAATTGTCGCATATCGAAGATAAAACCCAGCTTGAATGGCAAGCATTAAACCAAGATTTTAAACACAATGGTGTGTATCAAGAAGGAGAATGGATAGCCATGGGCACATTAGTATGTAAAAATTGTCAGCATAGTTACGATGTTTACCATGCTACGCAAATTACTCCTTGTACTGAATGTGGCGGTATTTATTTTCGCCGTAAGGCATTACAACCTTAA
- a CDS encoding AAA family ATPase, with amino-acid sequence MTKKLIPLPVSALAPEIAASHVATCMQNPYPEALPFIGQQRAQSALDFSLGMELPGYNVYVMGEAAHGRYTLVKDKLTAHSKDRPTPNEWLYVNNYEDHREPIALFMQAGQSKQLADDIDSFIDEVLDTFPAAFDNPGYQRKKKSIDREFTDTYDAAITSVEIAALEQSVALIEENGVVGFAPLVNGKQLSDSEFAALEEPLRIEFYEVIEKLEDALIEALIELPRWKRESSEKLRNLKKSTAELATKPLIKALEHKYATHIGVLRYLKDIREEIIDAVLEWLDDDENDENKEDFDRKGMLTDFFAPNILVEYKEDDAAPVVYEPNPTFGNIFGKIEYATSQGSLITSYRSIQPGALHRANGGYLIMDAEKVMSNPQVWDGLKLSLKTHQIKNDLPYQDSSVGSSFTLRPQLIPLDVKIVLLGSRELYYTIGEYDEEFAELFRVLADFDYYLPSSDKLQYQFITKVTEYCQQTLNCTVNEAAMARLLKFSYRQAEHHNKLSARFADVLELVAEASFYTKQDGQTVIDAHHIDEAIVGKQYRTGQISETMLSDIKEGQILIATEGHAVGKVNGLTVLHIGDTSFGTPARITATVYAGADGVIDVEREAELGKAIHSKGVMLLTGYLGNKYAQQFSLTLSANIAIEQSYGYIDGDSASLAELCALISAITNLPISQSIALTGSINQHGDVQSIGGVNEKIEGFFKLCKMRGLTGEQGVIIPKSNQVNLVLDDEVLDAVEKGRFNIYAVETVDQALSLLMDKDAGEMTPQGYPDGSINALALARLANIADIVNGDNDDEKDAE; translated from the coding sequence ATGACAAAAAAACTAATCCCTCTACCTGTTTCTGCGTTAGCACCTGAGATTGCTGCAAGCCATGTTGCCACTTGCATGCAAAACCCATATCCAGAAGCCTTACCATTTATTGGCCAGCAACGTGCACAAAGTGCCCTCGACTTTTCATTGGGGATGGAATTACCTGGATATAATGTCTATGTAATGGGTGAAGCAGCGCACGGACGTTACACCTTAGTAAAAGACAAGCTCACAGCCCATTCAAAAGACCGCCCAACGCCTAATGAGTGGTTGTACGTTAATAACTATGAAGACCACCGCGAGCCTATTGCGTTATTTATGCAAGCTGGTCAATCAAAACAGTTAGCAGACGATATTGATTCTTTCATTGATGAAGTACTCGATACATTCCCCGCGGCTTTTGATAATCCTGGTTATCAACGTAAGAAAAAATCAATCGACCGTGAGTTTACCGATACTTACGATGCGGCAATTACATCAGTCGAAATTGCTGCTCTTGAGCAAAGTGTGGCTCTGATTGAAGAAAATGGCGTCGTTGGCTTTGCGCCTTTGGTTAACGGTAAACAACTGAGTGACAGTGAATTTGCAGCCCTTGAAGAGCCGTTGCGTATTGAGTTTTATGAGGTCATTGAAAAACTTGAAGATGCATTAATCGAAGCACTGATTGAGCTGCCTCGCTGGAAGCGTGAGTCATCTGAGAAACTGCGTAACCTTAAAAAATCAACTGCAGAGCTTGCCACTAAACCACTAATTAAAGCCCTTGAACACAAATATGCCACGCATATTGGTGTGTTACGTTACTTAAAAGACATTCGTGAAGAAATCATTGATGCAGTGCTTGAGTGGCTCGACGACGATGAAAACGACGAAAATAAAGAAGACTTTGACCGTAAAGGGATGCTCACAGACTTCTTTGCGCCAAATATCTTAGTAGAATACAAAGAAGATGATGCAGCGCCTGTGGTGTATGAGCCAAATCCAACGTTTGGTAATATCTTCGGAAAAATTGAATATGCGACTTCGCAAGGCTCTTTAATCACCAGTTACCGTTCAATACAACCAGGTGCATTGCACCGTGCTAATGGTGGTTATTTGATTATGGATGCAGAGAAAGTTATGTCTAACCCACAAGTGTGGGATGGCCTTAAGTTATCTTTAAAAACGCATCAAATCAAAAACGACTTACCTTATCAAGACAGCTCTGTGGGGAGTAGCTTTACATTACGTCCGCAGCTTATTCCCCTTGATGTAAAAATAGTGCTGCTAGGCTCACGGGAGCTCTATTACACAATAGGTGAATATGACGAAGAGTTTGCTGAGTTATTTCGTGTACTCGCTGATTTTGATTACTATTTGCCAAGCAGTGACAAACTGCAATATCAGTTCATTACCAAGGTCACTGAATATTGTCAGCAGACACTTAATTGCACAGTAAATGAAGCAGCGATGGCGAGGTTATTAAAATTTAGTTATCGTCAAGCTGAACATCATAACAAGCTCTCAGCTCGTTTTGCTGATGTATTAGAATTAGTGGCAGAAGCCAGTTTTTATACCAAGCAAGATGGGCAAACTGTGATTGATGCTCATCACATCGATGAAGCTATTGTAGGTAAGCAATATCGCACCGGGCAAATTTCAGAAACCATGTTGAGTGATATCAAAGAGGGGCAAATTTTAATTGCTACTGAAGGTCACGCCGTGGGCAAAGTGAATGGCTTAACCGTGCTGCACATTGGTGATACTTCATTTGGTACCCCTGCACGTATTACCGCCACTGTGTACGCAGGTGCAGATGGCGTTATTGACGTTGAACGTGAAGCCGAGCTGGGTAAAGCAATTCACTCAAAAGGGGTGATGCTATTAACCGGTTACTTAGGTAATAAATATGCTCAGCAATTTAGCCTAACGCTCAGTGCCAATATCGCAATCGAGCAAAGCTATGGTTACATTGATGGTGATAGCGCCTCATTAGCAGAGCTTTGCGCGCTAATATCGGCAATTACTAATTTACCTATTAGCCAATCTATCGCGCTTACAGGCTCAATTAACCAGCATGGAGACGTGCAATCAATCGGTGGCGTCAACGAGAAAATAGAAGGCTTCTTTAAGCTTTGTAAAATGCGTGGCTTAACTGGTGAGCAAGGGGTGATTATTCCTAAATCAAATCAAGTCAATTTAGTGCTTGATGACGAAGTGCTCGATGCGGTAGAAAAAGGACGCTTTAACATTTATGCCGTTGAAACAGTTGATCAAGCACTGAGTTTATTAATGGATAAAGACGCAGGCGAAATGACACCACAAGGTTATCCTGATGGCTCAATAAATGCCCTAGCATTAGCAAGGCTTGCCAATATTGCTGATATCGTTAATGGCGATAATGATGATGAGAAGGACGCAGAATGA